The Acidobacteriaceae bacterium nucleotide sequence TCTAGAAGGGGCCTGAGGTTGATGAGCGCGGCGAGACGTGGTTCGGGAAACGATGTTGCACAGGCAGCACAAAGGCCGGCGAGTGATCGCCGGCCTTTGTGCTGCCTGTGTGCGGTTGGGCTTAGGAGAAGATTTCCTTCATCTTGCCGAAGATGCCGCGGGCGTGTGGCTTGTTGTCGACTGCGAGCGTGCCGTCGAGCTGCTTGAGCAGAGCCTTCTGCTCCTTCGTGAGCTTTGAAGGAGTTTGTACGCGAACTTCGACGATGAGGTCGCCCTTGCCGTGTGCGTTGAGGTGTGGGACGCCCTTGCCGCGCAGACGGAACTCCTTGCCGCTCTGCGTGCCTTCGGGAACCTTGATCGTCTCGGCGCCGTGAAGGGTTTCGATTTCGAGTTCGGTACCGAGGGCGGCCTGCGGGAAGCTGATGGGCATGACGCAGTGGAGGTCGTCGCCGTCGCGCTCGAAGAACGAGTGCGGCTTCACGTCGAGCAGGATATAGAGGTCGCCGTTGGGGCCGCCGAAGCGCCCGGCGTCGCCTTCTCCGCTGTAGCGGATGCGGGTGTCGCCTTCGACGCCTGCGGGGACCTTCACCTGGATGGTGTGGTCCTTCTGCGTGCGACCGTCGCCACGGCAGGTCTTGCAGGGGTTCTTGACGACCTGGCCGGTGCCGGAGCAGACGGGGCAGGTGCGGGCGACGGAGAAGAAGCCCTGCTGCGAACGAACCTGTCCGCGACCGCCGCACTGCTGGCAGGTCTCGGGCTGCTTGCCGTTCTCAGCGCCGGAGCCCTTGCAGTCGACGCAGAGGTCGGCGCGGCGAACCTTGACTTCGCGCTCGGTGCCGAAGACGGCCTGCTCGAAGGTCAGCTCCATTTCGAAGCTGATGTCGCGACCGCGTTGCGCGCGCGAGGCGCGACCACGGCCACCCATGTTGAACATCTCGCCGAAGAGATCGCCGAAGATGTCTCCGAGATCGCCCTGCTGGAAGCCCTGTCCGAAGGGGCTGCCGCCGCCGAAGCCACCGGGGCCACCGTTGCCGACGCCTGCGTGGCCGTAGCGATCGTAGGCAGCGCGCTTGTCGGCGTCGCTGAGGACGGAGTAGGCTTCGCTGCATTCCTTGAACTTGTCTTCGGCATCCTTGTTGTCCGGGTTGCGGTCAGGATGCCACTTCATCGCGAGCTTGCGATAGGCGGTCTTGATTTCTCCGTCTGACGCTGTGCGCTCGATTTCCAGAATCTCGTAGTAATCAGCTTTCATCTCTGATGTCGCCATCTTTCGTCTTTCCCTGGTCGCCTTGCGCCTCAGGGGCTAAAACCCCTGGATGTAACTTGCGTGATGGCACGGCTGAAGCCGTGCCGTGCCGTTCGTGCCTGCGCTGGTTACGCTTCGCGCTGGGCGCTGTTGGTGGCGATCTTGACCAGCGCAGGGCGGAGGAGCTTGTCGCGAAGCTTGTAGCCACGGCGGATCTCTTCGAGAACCTGATGGTCGGGCACGTCGGCGCGCTCTTCGGAGCCGAGTGCTTCGTGGACGCGGGGATCGAACTCTGCGCCAACGGTTTCTACAGCCGTGACGTTCAGGTTGCGGAGTGCATCTTCCATCTGCTTCAGAATCAGTTCCACGCCCATGCGGAGCTGGTCGGCCGAACCGCCGGACTTCAGCGCGAGCTGGAAGTTGTCCATTACGCCGAGGAAGGGTTCGACGGAAGCCTGCACGGCGTAGTCACGAGCGTCCTGCTTCTCTTTGACCTCGCGCTTGCGGGCGTTGTCGAACTCAGCCTGCAGGCGTGCGAGACGGTCCTTCAAGGCGTCGCGTTCGCCGCGTGCCTGCTCGAGTTCGGCGGTTGCACCCATCTCGACGATTTCGCCTTCGAGCGGGGCTGCTGCTGCCTCTTCTGCTTCGACTGCGGGCATATCGTTCAACTCGTTCATCTCATCCTGTGTCTTCATTGTGGTGTCCTTTTCTGTTGTCCGCGCATGAGCGGCGAACCACTCTTTGATTGGGTTCATCGTGTGCGCCTTCGTTTCTAAAATCGTGGAGCCTCGGAGTCACGTCCGAGGTCGAGCACGCGATCGAAGAGACCGGCGATGTAGCCGACCGCGTTCATCGTGCTCTGGTAATGCATACGCTTGGAGCCGAGTACACCCACAGTGGCGAGGCTGTCGCCTGCGACGCGAGCGGGTGCGGCGATGAGAACGAGCCCGGCCATCTCCGGCGCGGTGCGTTCGAGGTCGAAGACGACGCGCACAGTCTCCTGCTGCGAGTCGACGTAAGCGTTGAGCAGCTCGATGAGCCGCTCCTTGGCTTCGAGCGCGGCGAGCATGGCGCGAAGGTGCTCGCGGTCTTCGCCCTGGCCAACGAGGTTGGCGACGCCTTCAATGAAGACCGTCGGCGCGCTCTCAACCGAGGGCATGGCGCGGGACCAGAGCTCCTGCGCGGCGGTGAGCATCTGCTGATACGCCGAGCGCTCGGTCTCGACGAGGCGGGCGAGGTCCGCACGCACGGCGTCCAGCGACCAGCCACGGAAGTGCTGGTTCAGGAAGTTGGAGGCGGCTTCAAGCTCGTTGATGCCGAGGTCACGTTCGACGACGAGCATGCGATCACGCACCATGCCGCCGCGCGTGACGAGCACGGCGAGAACACGACGATCGCCGAGGCGTGAGAAGTGAACATGCTCGAGCAGGTCGGTTGCGGGGCGGACGCCCATCGCGACGCCGACGCCGCTGGAGAGCATGGCCAGCACCTGCGAGCTGCGTTCGAGGAGGGCTTCTCCGCCGGCGACGCCAGCGAGGCTGAGGTCGATGCGGGACTCCACCTCGGCACGCGACAGGCCGGGCAGGCTGCCTGCTGTGCCACGGCCGAGCGCTTCGACGTACATGCGAAACGCGGCGGCAGACGGTACGCGGCCCGCTGAGGTGTGCGGCTGCTCGAGAAGGCCTGCGTCAAAGAGCGAGACCATCTCGTTGCGGATGGTCGCAGGGCTGGCCGCGACGGACGCAATGAGGCTGGAACGCGCGACCGCGCCAGAGCTGACCGGTTCTCCCGTGGCGATGTAGCTTTCCACGATCGCCATCAGGATGTCGCGCTGCCTTGCCGTCAATGTGCCTGCGTTCGCCATGACCCTCTGATTAGAGTGAGGCGAGGCTGCAAACGTCGCAGCACCGCCCCTGCCCTTACTTTTCTACAGAATTTCCAGTACGCCGTCGCTCTTGGCGGCAGCCTCTTCGGCACGCTCCGCGATCTTCGCCGCGATGAGCCGGAACTCCTGCCCACGCGCGGAGCTTTCGCCCGCGAGTGCTGCCGGAAGACCGCGGTCGCCGGACTCGCGTACCTGCGGGTCGAGGTCGACGGAGCCGAGGAAGTTGAGGCCGAACTGCTTGGCGGTCTGCTCCGTGGAACCAGCGCCGAAGACGTCGAGGACGGTGCCGTCGGGCAGCGTCATCTGGCTCATGTTCTCGACCATGCCGAGGACTTCGACGTTCACCTGGTGGAACATTTCGAGCGCCTTGCGGGCGTCTTCCAGGGCGACGGAGGAACCCGTGCTGACGACGACTGCGCCGGTGAGCGGAACGGTCTGGACGAGCGAGATGACGACGTCACCGGTGCCGGGAGGCAGATCGATGAGGAGGAAGTCGAGCTCGCCCCACTCCACCTGCTGGAGGAACTGGCGGATGACGCCGTGGAGCATTGGTCCGCGCATCACCATGGGCTTATCGCCGGGGGAGATGAGGCCGATGGACATGAACTTGACGCCGTGCGCGGTGAGCGGCTCGATGCGGCTGCCGGGCAGTACGGTCGGCTGGCGCGAGAGACCGAGCATCGTCGGCACATTCGGGCCGTAGATGTCCGCGTCGATGAGGCCGACCTTGTAACCAAGCTTGGCGAGGCTGACGGCGGTGTTCACCGCGACGGTGGTTTTGCCGACGCCGCCTTTACCGGAGCCTATGGCAACAACATATTCCACGCCCGGCAACGGCTGAGGCTGAGGCATTCCCTGTCCACTGTTTCCCATAACTAAACTCTCTTTCTTTCTGCTCGCGGCCTAAACGTGCCACTCGGGCGGCAAGGTGGCGCGAAGTTCTTTCTTACGGAGCATTTCGCCGGCGCGCATTTCACGGCGGGCGGCGGCGTCCTCAAAGCGACGCTTCTGATGCTCGGTTTCGGGTACGACCTGAGGCACGGCCAGCTTCTTGCCGAACATGTCCACGGCGACATAGGTGAGGTAGGCGGTGGCGACGTGGCGCATCCTGCCGTTGCCGAGTACGTCTTCGACCATGGCCTTCACGCCGACTTCCATGCTGGTCTTGAAGGCGCGGTTGACGCTGGCCTTCAGGATGAGCAGTTCGCCAACTTTGACCGGTGAGACGAAGTCGAGGTGATCCATGCTGGCGGTGACGGTGACGGCGCGCGAGTGGCGCACGCTGGCAACAGCGCCGACGAGGTCGATGAACTGCATGAGGCGGCCACCGAAGAGATTGCCCAACGGGTTGACGTCATTGGGGAAGATGATTTCGCTGCGCTCGGCCTGTGACTCGGCGACCGTGCGCGAAACTGCGGTTTCGCTCATGGTTTTTATTCTAAATCGGCGGTCAAATTCAGGCTGTTGCGCAGGCTATCTACAATAGAGAGATGGACCGTATTGCCGCGCTGACCGAAATCGTGAACATGAACCCCGCCGACAGCTTTGCCCGCTATGGACTCGCCATGGCGCTGGCCGCCGAAGGGCGCAATGACGAGGCGCTGGCCGCGTATGTGGCGACGACGGAGCAGAACCCGGACTATGTTCCGGCGTACCAGATGTCTGCGCAGCTTCTGCTGAAGCTGGGGCAGACGGATGAGGCGAAGGCTCGGGTCGAGGCCGGGTTGGCCGCTGCCGCGCGCACGGGCAACGCCCATGCGCAGAGCGAGCTTGGCGCGATGCTGGATGAGTTGAGCTAGACCTTCTGACTGAAGCCCGTTTGGCCCGAGATTTCGCCTGGAAGTTGAGGAGCGTGGGCTGAGCCCTCTTTCAGTACGAAATCGCTGGTGGGCAGGATGCGTGTCGTCGGGAAGGCTTCGGGGTACTTTTCGCGGATGAAGTGAATCATCTTCTCGCGGACGTCGCAGCGCAGGTCGAAGTTCTTGCCGGAGTCGGTGGAGCTCATGAGGCAGCGGACCTCCATGGTGCGTTCGGAGAGGTTTGTTACCTGCAGGCCGAGCACCTTGCCGTCCCAGAGCGGATGCGGCTTGACGATGCGGTCGAGTTCGGCGCGAAGGTCGTCGACCGGAACAGCGTAATCGACATAGAGAAACGATGTGCCCATGATGTCTGAGCTTTCGCGCGTCCAGTTCACGAACGAGTTTTCGATGAACCAGCTGAGCGGCACGATCAGACGGCGCAGATCCCAGATTTTGATGACGACGTAGGTGGTGGTGATCTCTTCGATCTTGCCCCACTCGCCCTGCACGACGACGACGTCATCGAGGCGGATGGGTTCGCTGAGGGCGATCTGCATGCCAGCGAGGAAGTTCGAGGCACTCGACTTGGCGGCGGTGGCGAGCAGCAAAGAAGCGACTCCGGCGGAGGCCAGAAGGCCCGAGCCGTACTGCCAGATACGCGGGTCGTTGAACGTCCAGAGCAGAGCGCCCGCGGTGAGCACGATCACCATGCCGATGGCCATGCGGCGGAAGACGTGGAACTGCGTATGCACACGGCGCGCACGCATATTGTTCTCAGCGTTGAGGTCGTACTTGCGGAGGAAGAGGCCCTCCCCCACGTAGACGCAGCCGACCGCGAACCAACCGAGGCTGGCGACGATCGCCATCAGAAGCCAGTGGTGAACGGTGGTATCAACTTTATCTGACAGCCCGGGGATGAGCGGCAGGGTGACGGAGACGCAAGTAAGCAGAAAGATCGCTCGAGCCGGACGTCCGAGGTTTTTCTGGATGCCGAGCCCCAGGCCTACGGTCTGGGCTTCTTTCCGCCGTAGCAGGCGGAAGAGAACATAGTGCACTACGTTGGCCAGCACGATGGCCGCGCAGAAGACAAACACCACCAGATACCAGCGGTGCGGGGAGTGAATTCCTAGCATTCACAACTCCTCTTCTTTATTCGGTTATGGCTTCCGAGAGCGCGCCCGTACCCACTGCACG carries:
- the dnaJ gene encoding molecular chaperone DnaJ produces the protein MATSEMKADYYEILEIERTASDGEIKTAYRKLAMKWHPDRNPDNKDAEDKFKECSEAYSVLSDADKRAAYDRYGHAGVGNGGPGGFGGGSPFGQGFQQGDLGDIFGDLFGEMFNMGGRGRASRAQRGRDISFEMELTFEQAVFGTEREVKVRRADLCVDCKGSGAENGKQPETCQQCGGRGQVRSQQGFFSVARTCPVCSGTGQVVKNPCKTCRGDGRTQKDHTIQVKVPAGVEGDTRIRYSGEGDAGRFGGPNGDLYILLDVKPHSFFERDGDDLHCVMPISFPQAALGTELEIETLHGAETIKVPEGTQSGKEFRLRGKGVPHLNAHGKGDLIVEVRVQTPSKLTKEQKALLKQLDGTLAVDNKPHARGIFGKMKEIFS
- a CDS encoding nucleotide exchange factor GrpE, encoding MNPIKEWFAAHARTTEKDTTMKTQDEMNELNDMPAVEAEEAAAAPLEGEIVEMGATAELEQARGERDALKDRLARLQAEFDNARKREVKEKQDARDYAVQASVEPFLGVMDNFQLALKSGGSADQLRMGVELILKQMEDALRNLNVTAVETVGAEFDPRVHEALGSEERADVPDHQVLEEIRRGYKLRDKLLRPALVKIATNSAQREA
- the hrcA gene encoding heat-inducible transcriptional repressor HrcA, whose amino-acid sequence is MANAGTLTARQRDILMAIVESYIATGEPVSSGAVARSSLIASVAASPATIRNEMVSLFDAGLLEQPHTSAGRVPSAAAFRMYVEALGRGTAGSLPGLSRAEVESRIDLSLAGVAGGEALLERSSQVLAMLSSGVGVAMGVRPATDLLEHVHFSRLGDRRVLAVLVTRGGMVRDRMLVVERDLGINELEAASNFLNQHFRGWSLDAVRADLARLVETERSAYQQMLTAAQELWSRAMPSVESAPTVFIEGVANLVGQGEDREHLRAMLAALEAKERLIELLNAYVDSQQETVRVVFDLERTAPEMAGLVLIAAPARVAGDSLATVGVLGSKRMHYQSTMNAVGYIAGLFDRVLDLGRDSEAPRF
- a CDS encoding Mrp/NBP35 family ATP-binding protein, whose translation is MGNSGQGMPQPQPLPGVEYVVAIGSGKGGVGKTTVAVNTAVSLAKLGYKVGLIDADIYGPNVPTMLGLSRQPTVLPGSRIEPLTAHGVKFMSIGLISPGDKPMVMRGPMLHGVIRQFLQQVEWGELDFLLIDLPPGTGDVVISLVQTVPLTGAVVVSTGSSVALEDARKALEMFHQVNVEVLGMVENMSQMTLPDGTVLDVFGAGSTEQTAKQFGLNFLGSVDLDPQVRESGDRGLPAALAGESSARGQEFRLIAAKIAERAEEAAAKSDGVLEIL
- a CDS encoding acyl-CoA thioesterase, with translation MSETAVSRTVAESQAERSEIIFPNDVNPLGNLFGGRLMQFIDLVGAVASVRHSRAVTVTASMDHLDFVSPVKVGELLILKASVNRAFKTSMEVGVKAMVEDVLGNGRMRHVATAYLTYVAVDMFGKKLAVPQVVPETEHQKRRFEDAAARREMRAGEMLRKKELRATLPPEWHV
- a CDS encoding tetratricopeptide repeat protein; translation: MDRIAALTEIVNMNPADSFARYGLAMALAAEGRNDEALAAYVATTEQNPDYVPAYQMSAQLLLKLGQTDEAKARVEAGLAAAARTGNAHAQSELGAMLDELS
- a CDS encoding mechanosensitive ion channel — its product is MLGIHSPHRWYLVVFVFCAAIVLANVVHYVLFRLLRRKEAQTVGLGLGIQKNLGRPARAIFLLTCVSVTLPLIPGLSDKVDTTVHHWLLMAIVASLGWFAVGCVYVGEGLFLRKYDLNAENNMRARRVHTQFHVFRRMAIGMVIVLTAGALLWTFNDPRIWQYGSGLLASAGVASLLLATAAKSSASNFLAGMQIALSEPIRLDDVVVVQGEWGKIEEITTTYVVIKIWDLRRLIVPLSWFIENSFVNWTRESSDIMGTSFLYVDYAVPVDDLRAELDRIVKPHPLWDGKVLGLQVTNLSERTMEVRCLMSSTDSGKNFDLRCDVREKMIHFIREKYPEAFPTTRILPTSDFVLKEGSAHAPQLPGEISGQTGFSQKV